A window of Glycine soja cultivar W05 chromosome 13, ASM419377v2, whole genome shotgun sequence genomic DNA:
AAGTGCTAACAATTTTTTGTGTTATGTTTTTGGTTTTGGCGTGGTTGTGACTGCAGATGTGGTGCCTCTAGGGAAGTGTTGGGCAATGCAATTATAGTCTTCTAGATGCTTGTTCCATTTTATTATTGAAGATTTTTAAGATGCAATAATTTGTAGTTTAGTTCCTGAAAGTGGTGACTTGTATTGTTGTGGTAGTACACACTCatgttttaaattgtggttgtAATGAATAATTTTGCGAAAAATTTGTGAGCAAATGCAGCTACAATTGCAGTTGTGATATGGTTATCTAGACCTTCAAAGCTGCAACATTGCAGCTCTGGTAGTGATTGAAGACAGCAATTTAGAACCATGACTATATATGTCTCTACAAATTGATCTTTGAGAGTGTTAATTTCATAGGAAGTTTACCCTATTAAGTTGTTACCTTGTACACAATTTCTTCCTCAATAGACTAGTTTATGTAGATGTCAGGGAACACAAGTTTCTAATTTCAAAGACTAAATTATACTCAGATTCAATGTTAGTTTTTGCTGGAATTTATGCTAGAATTGGTGATTCTGGTTGTCTTGAAATGAAATTACGTTCTTGTATAGATAGCTGTTTCATTTATGATTTTAGTtaaagttaatatttaattcTGTCCTTGAAAGTGCACATCTATGCAAATTGGTTACCAGAAGTGTCAATTTGCTGACGAGTTTACCCTATCAAGTTgttaatttcaaataatttcatCCCTCAAATGATTAATTTGTATAGATCATAGATGAAAACTTTTAGGATTAGAGCAGCACAAGTTGACACTTCCATGAACCAAATTGCAtattaaactcctttatttatgaATGAgggaataaataataaattatggtGCTGTTTTACTCATAATGTAGCTGTGTGATTAGCTTTTGTCTTTCACAAGTTTTCGAGATTTATTGGAATTAGGATCCTGTTCCAGGAAACGTACGAGACTTTGCTGCTtggtaaatttgaatttgtctGTGGTTAGGTGGTGGTTTATGTATTAGAGCTATGGTGAGACTGTTCATTGTTGTCAATTGTAATTCTTAGTAGTTAATGTTTGGAGCTGTTGTCTTTACTGTGTGCTTGGGTGTTGCACATATATAAAAGTGGTTTTTTAGTGTTGGAGAAGGGATTCTAGTTCTCTGGAAAGTAAACTAGAGATATTATGAACTAGATAACTAAACAGTCACAAGGAGATGTAGAACACCCACCTGAATTCACTAGGCACACATCTTAGAAATTATATAACAGTGTGATTTATTACTACTGTCTCTTATGAAGTATTTGGAAAGTTTtactgattttatattttttaccatTGATTTTGTTAGAGATGAAGTTATTCATCTCAATGATGAAGTTTATAATCTAAATATAGGGGAAGAACAAGGCATCTCTTCTTGGGTTGCTGTAAATTATGCTCTTGGAAACTTGGGACGAGAGGCTCAAGAAACAACTGGAATAGTTGAACTTGGTGGGGCTTCTTTGCAGGTTTTTTCATTCACTATGATGAcaatttcatttactttataCGGCAATTTCATTCATATACAGATAAATACATATGCATCAATTCTTATTTCTGCATAGGAACATGTATCACTAGAGCTTTCTTTGCACACCTGTTGTAATTTACATTTTGTGATGCATTGGTattaattgcttttttttttcctctgcaATCTTGATGATGGGCCATGATGAAAAAATCTTACTGGCCCAAGAACAAGTGGCGATGATCagaatattttttgttagttttgcttTTAATCACGGTTACTAGGTCAAaggtgtttaattttttctatggATGGTGTGGGGATTGGATTATAAATCACTGTACATAATTGTTGTTTTGACATtgttattttgatatttgttttacCAATAAAATTCCTTGTCTTATTCCTTTTGATGGACAGGAGGGAAACCTGGAGATTTGGataattcttttttcataatcatTTGTAAAGAAAATTACTCCTAGCATATGTTTTCTTGACCGGGTTATATGGCTTGTTTTGTTTAAAAGTAAATAGTTACTGTTAGCCATAGTTACTGGTATTGTGAGAAGCTTTAGTTACTCTGTTAGCCATAGTTACTTGTTTTTATAGCTTTGTAGCCTGGTGTCACGAGCTTTATATATTAATCAAGGATCACACATTCCCACAGTTGCATTttgtatttcatttttgttctaTGATGCATTTtgccttttctgttttggagaTATCTTAGTCTCCTTTTAGCTCAACTTcccattgtttaatttattctataataccAAAAGTTTCTTTCAGtatccaaaaataaattattctttatgGACATATCTGGTCAATTTCTGAATAGGTTTTGaactgtttttatttattgttaaatgttagttgttagcgGAGGGATTCAAACCCCCATGACCTCTCCCTGCTTCCCTTCTCCTTTCACCACCAACACCAAGTGAACCTTATATCTCCTATACGTTTTGAACTGTATATTGATATTTGCAGGTTACATCAGCTAAACTTAATGCAGATTTAGCTCAGTCTTTGCGAACTATAAGATTGTCTGGGGTTACGTACAACCTTTACACTCAGAGTTGGCCCCAACTGGGTCAGGTGCTCTTTAGCTTTTCTGAAGTCTGAAACCAATTACatgtatttcaaatttaattgttttggtTAGAAAATGCATATTAGTATGTGCTATCAAATTATATAACTTTTACTTTTCTACTAATGCTAATGAGATTAAGTTTATGATTTGTCTactttttggaaaaataaaagtatatgcATAGTCTGTGTCCACTGCTAGCTCTTTTTCAATTTATGAAATCattaatatgtttttcaaatttcaacgtTTTCAACAATTCATATTATGATTTCAAATTATATAACTTTTGCTTGCTTTACAGATGCTAATTTTGCAATTTATGTACTTTTTGGAATAGTCAAGTAAGTATATGCATTGGTGTGAGATTATGAATCTGTCTTGAGCAAGGGGCtgactttttataattattaattaactaattgaaATCAATAATGTATTGAAAAGTTCacaaccaaaaatgaaaaacatctGAAAATTTGTGTAATAAATCATTTTACATATCAATATATAAGTGGAATTAAAAAGCTTACTCCTTTGTAACACTCAGATTGAGTGTTTTAGCTATTCTAGAACATTGCTTCAAAACCAGATGTGGAAAGTGAATAAAAAAGCAGCTTCCCCATATTGGTCACACTGGACCTAATCAGGTCAGTGTAATAATAGAAGTATATAACTGGGACACCAAGCAACATAAATTATGTTGTGTCATGATTCCTGTAAGAATTATTTACTGTGTGTTATCGCTTCGGACCACCcaaattattcttatttataatgAAGGAGGTTTACTAAAGAGGGAAACAAAATAATGAGTAATAATCTCATACGAAACTGTTGTAATTAAAACATATCAAATCATATCTGACACTCCCCCTCAAACTGGAGCATATATGTCATATGAACCAAGCTTGTTACAATGTGGTAAACCCAACAGAAACAAAGACGGTTCCAGTTGTGTGGTTGTGCCGAATAAACCTCAGCAGCAGCCAACGAATGCCTGTAGTGGCGACGGGTATTTTTCCGCTGTGAATAAAGCATGCCCTGAGGCAGAAGGAGGCGGTTTCAGTGTGACGCGTCATGCATCGTGTTCATGAACTTCTCTTGCCGGAAAAGGGCCCTGTGTGGGGTCACTGTGGCAGTGTGCTGAGTTGGCTGTGCACGTGGGCAGCATGACGGTCTTTGGAAAGGACACTGGAAAAGCTTAAACAGGTCACTGAAAAGAGATAGAGTCGATGGTGTGGTCACACCGGACATAAGAGTACTAAGAGGCGGACATGCAGCGTATTGGTAATTGGTAATAGAAGCGAAACTATCGGAAGCCACGAAAAAAAGCCAAACATGGTCTGTTGGAACCAAACAGATGCAAACTGAGGTGCTGGGTTCGCCAGAGAGAGACACTTCTGATCGGAGAGAGGTGCTCTTATTTATAATGAAATAGGCTTacaaaataaggaaacaaaataaTGAGTGATAACGGAAATAATTGCATACTAAACTGCTGTAATTAAAACATATCAAATCATATCTTTGACAATTCCGAGGAGCCTGTCCATGATGCCAAGCAGCCTTTCTTGATTCATAAACCCTTCACTTTCAATTTGAATTGTGAATTGTATGAATGTTTTCTAGCATATTATACCCATTATCTATTATACACATGACACAAGatctgtttggataaacttcttcatAAGCACTCatgggagaagaaaataagaaggaaaataaaatgagtttcttcATATGCTAATATGTTGAAGCTCTcatattttcttctctaaaagatgatttttaactttttgcataagctaattttagcttCTGGAgaagcttatttcatttttcttattttttcttctagaaGTGCTTATAGAGAAGTTTATCCTAACAGACCCATAGTCATGCAGTGTTAGGAACTCAAACTGAAATTGAAAGGTGAAATGAAAGAAtaaatctttattattttggatGAATTGAAACTGAACATATAAGGAATCCAAGGAATTCCTTCCTTGTAGTGGATCAATGCTTTGTTATCCTCTACTTGTAAAAAACCACTCAATACTCAATCAGTTACAACTACTATTTAGCAACTTTCTCAACAAAAATAGCTGTCAATCTACTAACAATTTTACAGAACTAAGTACTGGGCCATTTCTCCATTATTGGTGTCTTCCTGTGGCCTAACTAGCTGTTTTTGGAGTTTACCTTcctaaccttttttttaaatactaaaagATTTGTTGTTCGTGTTTTCTATTGTTTCGCAACTGTTTGTTTCAATCAAATTTAGGTCACCTATGTTTGGTGATATGCCATGTTCTGTTGTAACCAAAATCTAAAATCCTTGTGCAGGATGTGGTATGGAAATCATTAGAGGAGGGACTGAAATATAGAGAGTTGAAGCTTTGTAAGTATTGAGTTACTGGTTTTATTTGCTAATAAATGCTTTTCTTGAGCAGTAATCACTAGCttgagaaaaaatgttttttcatctttaaataTGAGATTGGAAATAATTGTGAATATTTTACTGTGCAAAAAGTCTGAAGCCATAGGGAATGATGTTTTGGTTCTAATAGTAGCAAAGATTAATTTGATGGCTTCCATAGTATATTGTCCATCTTCCACTTTCTATAATTGAAGGActaaatttatctaaaattttttgGGAGGATCAAATTATCGACACCTTTATATGAGGGGCAGAAGTggattttcacttttaatttatcAGCAGTCTCATTCTTATTTGATATAACCTGTTTGACTTTCTTGGTGTAATTTTCTTTGTTCCTTTGGtgataatattgattattgaGTTCCATGGTTTCTTTTATAGATGATGATTAGTTCAGTTTGCTATTCAGTCGATATGCTGGTTGCTGGCATTTATTTGTGCATatagaaaaaactaaaagaattaGAATAAAACTATTGTTCAAAtagatcaatgaattttttgcTTTGTATGCTTAAGTtctaaagaaaaatacaatacCACTTGTGAATGATTAGTTTGATATGCTTGAATAATTAACTGCTagtttttgtttattgattTTGCAGCTTCAAAATCTagcaaaagaaatataattaatcctTGCATTCCTAGAGGGTATGAGTATCCTCAGATCACCAATGCAAGTGATGTAAAACACCCAATCTTCCAACCAGCTGGAAATTTCTCAGCATGCAGGTCCAAAGCTGTGTCATTGTTAAAGAGAACAGAAGGTTGCATAATATATCTTTTGATATTTCACTGTTTTAGCATAAATTTGATCATGCATGctccctctttctttcaatatttttcaatgTGCTTTAATGTGGCCCGCTgcttcataaataaatttagccTTGTCTTGTGTCTGATGGATGTTAATATTTTTCCCTGTAAAATGTCTCATAATTCTTTCTTATGTTGATAGTTTTTAATTCTGGACCAGTCTTGGGGTTGGTTTAGCACTTGATAGGTCCAGCAAACTGTCCCATTCATGTTCATATGTATTATGATTTATGAGTAATATCTGTTTAGTGTAAAGGGCAATGCAAATAATCATATATAGTTACACGCTTACTATGCTTTTGCGACAATAGAGGATGGATATTTTAAACTGAAAGTGCTGAAGAATCTTTTGTTGAACCATCGGTATGTCCTCAAAATCTGTTGATGACTTGATTTGGGGGGtttggaaaaggaaaagaaagatctTGGGAAGAACTGCAATGATTATTGTGCCAAGTAATTTAGTAGTGTCAATGGTCAACTCAAATTGCTGAACTTTTAAGTGTAGTTATCTTACATTTTAAGTATAGACAGTCTTTTTGGTTTCTTGTAGTAAGCTGTGTTTTAATTTCTCCAACTTTGCAAAGCCTGTAATTTGGCATTTTTCTTTCACTGCTTTATCCTTTTTCCTCCTGGGAATGAGAAGGTGTCTTATTCTctttatttatgtaaatttttattttaaatacattCACCAATGATGTTTTCTCTTTATACAGATAGATGCCTGCATCCACCTTGTAAAATTACTTCTTCCTTTTATGAGTTATTAGGTGAACAAGTTTCAAAAAGCTTCTTGTATACTTCTGAGGTTCGTAAGCGGTGACAATAATTTGGTTTTTTGTGATCTTTTCTACTATTACTATTAATACTGGTTAAgttgtttattattatcattattatttcatAAGTAAGGTTTGTAGAGTGGGCTGGTTAGCTGTTCTGTTGCCTTTTTTTTCTAAAGCCATTACAAACCAAAAAAGCCCATGCCCCTTTTCTTCTAAATCTATTACAAATAGAAAAAAGGCTATGACTATTATTATAGATTGTATTCTTTCTACTATCATTTTTTCAGGTTTGGTcaactatttatatttaatctgACAGACTGCTCAATCTAGTGAAAAGATACAAATAAATACACTACTGCTGCCAGATGCCACAATTCATGACAAATTATTTTCAACCTATTTAAGATTTCAGTCTTGTTAATATAAAAACCACAATAACCTCTTTTGTTACACATTTATAGAAGAAATAATATATTCTGATTTGGGCAAGGAAAAGATGTCACCAAGCTTTTTTATTATGATCATCATCTACTAATATGGCTAATGGTTATGTATTAATGAGAAGTGGTCAACTTCTCTTTACAAATATGCATGCCTCTATGTAAAATGTATGCCTTTATCTTATAAATTTGTGTTAATCTATTTAGGCCATAATGTATTTTGAACTATTGAATTAACCGTATCACTGTATATGTGTTGCATTGCATCATATCCATGTCGTATTTAGTATAGGGGCTTCATAGGTTCTAATCTAGATGAGATTTCTGTAAGTGATGTTTCTAGACATGCATATTGCATTTATATCGAATATTTGATAATTGAGTACTGTTTAATGTGTATACCAAACTTAGCTTCTTACTATATCCTTATTTTGCTTTGTCACCAGTCCTTTTCATTATTGAATGGGAGAAAAAAAGCTGAAAGCTTAATCTCATCTGACTTATTTATGCCTTGTTTGATTTCTGTCAGATTCTTAGGATGGCTCCTAGGACTTCTTTGTTTCAATTGGAGGCAGAGGGCCGACATTATTGTGAAGATCATTGGGATGCTCTTAAAGATCTGCATAATGAAGTTGATTATATGGATTTATTGAAGTATTGTTTCTCTTCTGCGTATATGCTGGCATTATTGCATGATGTTCTTGGGATTGCTATGGAAGAGAAAAGGTATTATTACTTTATAAGAAAGTTATATGAATCGAAAATGAAACCATAGACAGTCTATGTGACTAACTCAATTacccaaaatatataaatatatggatgttaatgtattgttttttaattcagccaatgttagttgttagatgttagtttttgttagtagGGAGGATTCGAACCCACGACCTCCCCTCTCCTCCCTTCACCATCAAATCAATCTTATAACCCTCTGGACTTTCATTGTCTTTCTTTATCTCTCACTAATTTTATTTGgtatattaaaagaaaagagaaatagctCGGGAATTTTTTAACTTGTAGTTGGGtttcccttctttttttcttttcataagtgCATGCCAGGTAGCTAGTACATAATTTGTTGCTGTAATTGAAATGAAAAGAATTCATGCTGTCCACTTCTattcaattgaaaaaatataatgatccTTTAATGTGTATTGTAAATATGTGATCTGTCCTCATAAATGCTTTCTGCCTTGTGATTGTTGAGTATATGAATTAAAAGCTATATTTTGAAGTCATTATTGAATTTGCTTCCACTGTGTTTCACtcaatgatcttttgatttacCTCCTCAACCCTTCATGGAAGGACAAGTATTGAGATAATACTTATCTGCAGGGTTGGATTTGGGAACCGGAAGATTAACAGTGATGTTGATTGGACACTTGGATCTTTCATAACTGAAACAATGGCAGAACCCCTTGAATTGGAACATTTAGATACAGGGATGATTGTTGGGAATGAATCAGTcacatatttttcattatttgcatttcttttcttattcatGCTTGCTGCATTCTTTGTACTGCAATGGAGAAAGCCACAATTGAAGACAGTATATGACCTTGAGAAGGGACGCTATATTGTTACACGTATACCCAGGTGACACTGTTACCTCTTCCTAGAATTTGTTAGATTCGATTTTCTTCATTTGTGAAGCACATGCAAGTTGATGTTCTTTTCATGTTCATCCTAAACATCTCAGAAAGTTATGCTCCAGAGCAATATTGATATTTACTTACCAGATTACAGCCCCTATTATGACACAGAAAAGGATTTTTGGCTGTTtcatgattataatttttttctcctccTTCATATGGCTTTCTTTTCCAGATGTGGGAGAGGGAAGGCGAAAGAGAAGCCTTAAAATCTTGCACATTATATTTGTAATCAAAAGGGATGAGTAGTTAGATGGTTATGGTAAATTAggtagttaattaaattttatctagTATATAAGTCCCACTGTATCCTaatagttattttctttttaacaattttgtcaaattgatattttcttgattttaatttctctttgtCTTGGGGGCTCTTGCCATGTTTTCCTGCAGAGGCAAGAGGCCTTAAATACTGCCGTTGTAAATGTGTAGTTTGGTAAGAATTTTTATTGGTTCAATTTTACGTTGTATTTTAATTGATGAACAAATGATTTAGTATTTTATGCAGTAAAATAGttcaactttattatttttattattatcaattacgACTTGCAGAATCAAATTTTGCATGccctaaattatattaaataaaagggtaatatgtataaaatattttatatgatgcATTTTctcgttttaaatttttttgggccatagtaaaaaaatatatacaaaaaatattcaatattcatTGCATTATAATATAAACAAACTGTTGATTATGGAGAAAAcgtgtttctttttttgtttttaaattttatttatttatatagatTATTGCAATTTAATGGCTTGACTAAAATAGATTGACAGTATCTTTATCAGTTTCATAATTTTGTCAGTGTTGTATAATTTggaacttattttatttaagacttgtttgtttgttttcttgagACTTGCTTTTGTTTTAGCTACtactttttctaataaattaacaatttcatATCTCAACATTTATTTCAACAGGtgacttttttgttttattcatgATGTCTAATCCTCTGCCATGTTGGTTTAAGTGTAATAGGGTTTAATCTTCTTGAGCAAGGTTTAATTCGAACCTTGTGGGTAGTGGCGAAGCTTCTTTGGAACTGAGAGGGGCCATTTCTCCtcg
This region includes:
- the LOC114382629 gene encoding probable apyrase 6 isoform X2; translation: MNFPKSPQPRPSSPSSSYIPPHRTQLHPRMISLYSSSSPNPNPNNKPHTTRCLLFFFALLFFTAPFLFYLFSTALQIHSSPKFADSRPASFALALRAGPHALRLSVFHFLGPARALLAAAHSAAASPGFDAGPDALRGTVAELIKFAKGRVPRREWGNTVVRLDATEEVEGLGVKEAEKVLECFRQALRVSGFLFKDEWARVISGEEQGISSWVAVNYALGNLGREAQETTGIVELGGASLQDVVWKSLEEGLKYRELKLSSKSSKRNIINPCIPRGYEYPQITNASDVKHPIFQPAGNFSACRSKAVSLLKRTEDRCLHPPCKITSSFYELLGEQVSKSFLYTSEILRMAPRTSLFQLEAEGRHYCEDHWDALKDLHNEVDYMDLLKYCFSSAYMLALLHDVLGIAMEEKRVGFGNRKINSDVDWTLGSFITETMAEPLELEHLDTGMIVGNESVTYFSLFAFLFLFMLAAFFVLQWRKPQLKTVYDLEKGRYIVTRIPRCGRGKAKEKP
- the LOC114382629 gene encoding probable apyrase 6 isoform X1; protein product: MNFPKSPQPRPSSPSSSYIPPHRTQLHPRMISLYSSSSPNPNPNNKPHTTRCLLFFFALLFFTAPFLFYLFSTALQIHSSPKFADSRPASFALALRAGPHALRLSVFHFLGPARALLAAAHSAAASPGFDAGPDALRGTVAELIKFAKGRVPRREWGNTVVRLDATEEVEGLGVKEAEKVLECFRQALRVSGFLFKDEWARVISGEEQGISSWVAVNYALGNLGREAQETTGIVELGGASLQVTSAKLNADLAQSLRTIRLSGVTYNLYTQSWPQLGQDVVWKSLEEGLKYRELKLSSKSSKRNIINPCIPRGYEYPQITNASDVKHPIFQPAGNFSACRSKAVSLLKRTEDRCLHPPCKITSSFYELLGEQVSKSFLYTSEILRMAPRTSLFQLEAEGRHYCEDHWDALKDLHNEVDYMDLLKYCFSSAYMLALLHDVLGIAMEEKRVGFGNRKINSDVDWTLGSFITETMAEPLELEHLDTGMIVGNESVTYFSLFAFLFLFMLAAFFVLQWRKPQLKTVYDLEKGRYIVTRIPRCGRGKAKEKP